The following proteins are co-located in the Haloprofundus halophilus genome:
- a CDS encoding DUF2270 domain-containing protein — protein sequence MGRGFFEESSAPGSAMAHLYRGEIHRMKLWRERLDHTSNWAVTLIAAILTFAFSGSDRPHSVILVGVVMVTVFLVIEARRYRGYDMWRSRVRMLQRNVFAYSLDPSQGIEDPDWRPRLSRDYREPRVKISYEEAIAHRLRRVYLPIFTVLLAAWLFRTVVTSGTQPWPASASIGPVSGTLTTGVVVAFYLALVAVTFRPRVWQATGELRRSEIGAWDDIK from the coding sequence ATGGGCCGCGGCTTCTTCGAGGAGTCCAGCGCCCCCGGGTCGGCGATGGCGCACCTCTACCGTGGCGAGATTCACCGGATGAAACTGTGGCGCGAGCGACTCGACCACACCTCGAACTGGGCGGTGACGCTCATCGCAGCCATCCTCACCTTCGCGTTCTCCGGTTCGGACCGCCCCCACTCGGTCATCCTCGTCGGCGTCGTGATGGTGACGGTGTTTCTCGTCATCGAAGCCCGCCGGTACCGGGGCTACGACATGTGGCGTTCGCGGGTGCGGATGCTCCAGCGGAACGTGTTCGCGTACTCCTTAGACCCGTCTCAGGGTATCGAGGACCCCGACTGGCGGCCGCGGCTCTCCCGCGATTACCGCGAACCTCGCGTGAAAATCTCCTACGAGGAGGCTATCGCCCACCGTCTGCGTCGGGTGTACCTCCCGATCTTCACCGTGTTGCTCGCGGCGTGGCTGTTCCGCACTGTCGTCACGTCCGGAACACAGCCGTGGCCCGCGAGTGCCTCGATAGGACCGGTATCGGGGACGCTTACCACGGGAGTCGTCGTCGCGTTCTACCTGGCGCTCGTCGCGGTCACGTTCCGCCCGCGCGTCTGGCAGGCGACCGGCGAACTCCGACGGAGCGAAATCGGCGCGTGGGACGACATCAAGTGA
- a CDS encoding DUF302 domain-containing protein: MSYTTKTQVSGSFDDVVEQTVSALEDEGFGVLCDIDVRATFEKKLDEQFRNYRILGACNPQLAHEGLNDEIELGALLPCNVIVYEDDDGTVTVSAVDPARLVGIAGNPDLDPIADEVSTRFERVLDSL, encoded by the coding sequence ATGAGCTACACGACGAAAACGCAAGTGAGCGGCTCGTTCGACGACGTCGTCGAGCAGACCGTCAGCGCGCTCGAAGACGAGGGGTTCGGCGTCCTCTGTGATATCGACGTCCGAGCGACGTTCGAGAAGAAACTCGACGAACAGTTCCGGAACTACCGCATTCTCGGCGCGTGCAACCCGCAACTCGCGCACGAAGGGTTGAACGACGAAATCGAACTCGGGGCGTTGCTCCCGTGTAACGTCATCGTCTACGAGGACGACGACGGAACGGTCACGGTGAGTGCGGTCGACCCGGCGCGACTCGTCGGCATCGCCGGCAATCCCGACCTCGACCCTATCGCCGACGAGGTCTCGACTCGGTTCGAGCGCGTTCTCGACTCGCTGTGA
- a CDS encoding DsrE/DsrF/DrsH-like family protein, giving the protein MSTETPESSETKTVADPVDVPEDASVAELAAEVEELREELADLRAEVGDDQKSMVIVSTKGTLDMAYPPLILASTAAAFGWDVTVFHTFWGLDILHEEKSKNLKLSAVGNPSMPMPNAIASLPGMDSMATKMMNKKIADNGTATIEELIEVSLDQGVDLQACQMTIDLMDYDENDFYDGVTTGVGAATALQRMADADVQLLV; this is encoded by the coding sequence ATGAGTACGGAAACACCCGAGAGCTCCGAGACGAAAACGGTCGCCGACCCGGTCGACGTTCCCGAGGACGCCTCGGTGGCCGAGCTCGCGGCCGAGGTAGAGGAGCTACGCGAGGAGCTCGCAGACCTGAGAGCCGAGGTCGGCGACGACCAGAAATCGATGGTCATCGTCTCGACGAAGGGGACGCTCGACATGGCGTACCCGCCGCTCATCCTCGCGTCGACGGCGGCGGCGTTCGGCTGGGACGTCACCGTCTTCCACACGTTCTGGGGGCTCGACATCCTCCACGAGGAGAAGTCGAAGAATCTCAAGCTCTCGGCGGTCGGCAACCCGAGCATGCCGATGCCGAACGCCATCGCGTCGCTTCCGGGCATGGACTCGATGGCGACGAAGATGATGAACAAGAAGATCGCCGACAACGGGACGGCGACCATCGAGGAACTCATCGAGGTGTCGCTCGACCAGGGCGTCGACCTGCAGGCGTGTCAGATGACCATCGACCTCATGGACTACGACGAAAACGACTTCTACGACGGCGTCACCACCGGCGTCGGGGCCGCGACGGCTCTACAGCGCATGGCCGACGCGGACGTCCAGTTGCTAGTTTGA
- a CDS encoding sulfurtransferase TusA family protein, which produces MSSEYTVTETLDVKGESCPMPVVKTKGAIDGLSEGDVLEVLATDSGSMSDIAGWAETTDGVELLDQEDGGDVFRHYVRKTE; this is translated from the coding sequence ATGAGTTCGGAATACACAGTCACCGAGACACTCGACGTGAAAGGCGAATCGTGCCCGATGCCGGTCGTGAAGACGAAGGGAGCCATCGACGGCCTGAGCGAGGGCGACGTCCTGGAGGTCCTCGCGACGGACTCCGGCAGCATGAGCGACATCGCGGGATGGGCGGAGACGACCGACGGCGTCGAACTCCTCGACCAGGAAGACGGCGGCGACGTGTTCAGACACTACGTGCGCAAGACCGAGTAA
- a CDS encoding YeeE/YedE family protein, which translates to MSLTTFSLLAFADLFPRGVAQYAVGGLFIGLGVATIYLGTGIIAGASTFLESTLSYVSNVSRFNQTKYVTSRDWRVVFTLGIVGGAAAYALAFGEFGWTTQVQWWRLLGGGFLVGVGTRVGKGCTSGHGVCGIGSLSETSLVNVATFMAVAIGTAQVVAALGVTP; encoded by the coding sequence ATGAGTTTGACGACATTTTCGCTGCTCGCGTTCGCGGACCTGTTCCCGCGGGGCGTCGCACAGTACGCCGTCGGTGGCCTGTTCATCGGACTCGGCGTCGCGACCATCTACCTCGGGACGGGTATCATCGCGGGTGCGAGTACGTTCCTCGAGTCGACGCTGTCGTACGTCTCGAACGTCTCCCGGTTCAACCAGACGAAGTACGTCACCTCCCGCGACTGGCGGGTCGTGTTCACGCTCGGTATCGTCGGTGGTGCCGCCGCGTACGCGCTCGCCTTCGGCGAGTTCGGCTGGACGACCCAGGTCCAGTGGTGGCGACTGCTCGGCGGCGGCTTCCTCGTCGGCGTCGGGACGCGCGTCGGGAAGGGCTGTACCTCCGGACACGGCGTCTGCGGTATCGGCTCGCTCTCGGAGACCTCGCTCGTGAACGTCGCGACGTTCATGGCCGTCGCCATCGGGACCGCGCAGGTCGTCGCCGCGCTGGGGGTGACGCCATGA
- a CDS encoding YeeE/YedE family protein, producing the protein MSADTDDGRGLAFTLVILLGGLVFGFGLGLSGMAKPEIVLDFLQFEDFGLVFVMGGAAVVSGLTFFVATNYLDRAPLTGRGYTRRLKTMDRNVPVGGVIFGVGWGISGICPGAAYASVGLGNVTILWAILGMFLGAYAQGFVRSSRADETETVEPTASD; encoded by the coding sequence ATGAGCGCCGACACCGACGACGGACGCGGACTCGCGTTCACGCTCGTCATCCTCCTCGGCGGGCTGGTGTTCGGATTCGGACTCGGCCTCAGCGGGATGGCGAAACCCGAAATCGTGCTGGACTTCCTCCAGTTCGAAGACTTCGGCCTCGTGTTCGTGATGGGCGGCGCTGCCGTCGTCTCCGGGCTGACGTTCTTCGTCGCCACGAACTATCTCGACCGCGCCCCGCTCACCGGCCGCGGCTACACCCGCCGGCTGAAGACGATGGACCGAAACGTCCCCGTCGGCGGGGTCATCTTCGGCGTCGGTTGGGGTATCTCGGGGATCTGTCCCGGCGCAGCCTACGCGAGCGTCGGCCTCGGGAACGTCACCATCCTGTGGGCGATACTGGGGATGTTCCTCGGCGCGTACGCACAAGGGTTCGTCCGCTCGTCTCGCGCCGACGAGACCGAGACCGTCGAGCCGACCGCGTCGGACTGA
- a CDS encoding DUF7512 family protein has translation MFVFESLSGSMEAITTIGLVLGEAIALYVGYGVLSRVVGEPVLDAIGGE, from the coding sequence ATGTTCGTATTCGAGTCACTGAGCGGGTCGATGGAGGCGATAACGACCATCGGACTCGTCCTCGGAGAAGCCATCGCGCTGTACGTCGGGTACGGCGTACTCAGTAGGGTCGTCGGCGAACCGGTCCTCGACGCGATTGGAGGGGAGTGA
- a CDS encoding sulfite exporter TauE/SafE family protein, protein MELLGLSLAMVGVFVGFGLLIGILFGFFGMGGSFLVTPALLVLGYPSTVAVGSGLAFVFGTSVIGALRHRDHGQVDYKLAVIMTVAMTIGIEGGKSVVFFLESTGMADLIISVAYVGLLATVGLFTLRDAYSTDGADGDGRDLADRVQSLHIPPMVTLRGDVRVSGTIIFAVGLVIGVLSGFLGVGGGFLLMPAMMYGLGVPAAVAVGTDILQITISGAFGAFRYAQLGAVSLPVVVALLAGSALGARIGAGATKLVDEDAIKGYFAAMLLAGSVAVASKELGNAYGVELLNTVSIALIFGAAVLVSGAVVLAAVCRLRGNRTGTWCRLTTS, encoded by the coding sequence ATGGAACTACTCGGGCTGAGCCTCGCGATGGTCGGCGTGTTCGTCGGCTTCGGCCTCCTCATCGGCATCCTGTTCGGGTTCTTCGGGATGGGCGGGTCGTTCCTCGTGACGCCGGCGCTTCTGGTGCTGGGGTATCCCTCGACGGTCGCCGTCGGGAGCGGCCTGGCGTTCGTCTTCGGGACGAGCGTCATCGGCGCGCTCCGCCACCGCGACCACGGACAGGTCGACTACAAACTCGCGGTCATCATGACCGTCGCGATGACTATCGGCATCGAAGGCGGCAAGAGTGTCGTCTTCTTCCTGGAGTCGACCGGGATGGCCGACCTCATCATCAGCGTCGCGTACGTCGGTCTGCTGGCGACTGTCGGGCTGTTCACGCTGCGCGACGCGTACAGCACCGACGGCGCCGACGGAGACGGTCGCGACCTCGCCGACCGGGTGCAGTCGCTGCACATCCCGCCGATGGTGACGTTGCGCGGTGACGTCCGCGTCTCCGGGACGATCATCTTCGCGGTCGGACTCGTCATCGGCGTGCTCTCCGGGTTCCTCGGCGTCGGCGGCGGGTTCCTGCTGATGCCCGCGATGATGTACGGTCTCGGCGTTCCCGCGGCCGTCGCCGTCGGCACGGACATCCTCCAGATCACCATCTCCGGGGCGTTCGGGGCGTTCCGCTACGCACAGCTCGGCGCGGTTTCGCTGCCCGTCGTCGTCGCACTCCTGGCCGGAAGCGCCCTCGGGGCGCGCATCGGCGCTGGCGCGACGAAACTCGTCGACGAAGACGCCATCAAGGGGTACTTCGCCGCGATGCTGCTCGCGGGGAGCGTCGCCGTGGCGTCGAAGGAACTCGGGAACGCCTACGGCGTCGAACTGCTGAACACGGTGAGCATCGCCCTCATCTTCGGCGCGGCCGTCCTCGT